In the genome of Bacteroidales bacterium, one region contains:
- a CDS encoding HipA domain-containing protein, producing MKKQCLFCYKENKESEDDFHRSCSRKIFGSARPPIFEYGLDEMNDLAKQVVERSVTVPGVQAKISLHLNRERSKPARLTLVGLWGEYILKPPAEKYAELPENEDLTIHLAEVFSIPVVPHTLIRLKSGELAYLSRRIDRDKVGKLHMEDMCQLTERLTEDKYKGSMEQVGKAIDKYSSNPLLDMVTFFEISLFSFLTGNADMHLKNFSLIDRRDGLTSLTPAYDLLSTRLVIPEKDDPEEMALMLKGKKRKFKLDHFIDFGATLGLTRKQISNTFDKFKRKIPNALDFIDWSFISDNKKEEYKELLISRAERLKMKPAY from the coding sequence ATGAAGAAACAATGTCTTTTTTGCTATAAAGAAAATAAAGAATCGGAGGACGATTTTCACAGGAGTTGCAGCCGAAAAATATTCGGATCTGCCAGACCCCCAATCTTTGAGTATGGCCTGGATGAAATGAACGACCTGGCGAAACAGGTTGTAGAAAGAAGTGTCACTGTTCCCGGAGTGCAAGCGAAAATATCCCTTCATCTGAATAGAGAAAGGAGCAAACCGGCTCGTCTTACCTTAGTTGGGTTATGGGGTGAATATATCTTAAAACCACCGGCAGAAAAGTACGCAGAATTACCCGAGAACGAGGACCTGACCATACACCTGGCTGAAGTTTTCAGTATTCCTGTGGTTCCACATACCCTTATAAGGCTTAAATCCGGTGAACTGGCTTACCTGTCCAGGAGAATTGACCGCGATAAAGTGGGAAAGTTACACATGGAGGACATGTGCCAGCTAACCGAAAGATTAACAGAGGACAAATACAAGGGGTCAATGGAACAGGTTGGAAAGGCTATTGACAAGTATTCTTCCAATCCTTTACTGGATATGGTGACGTTTTTCGAAATAAGCCTTTTTTCATTTTTAACCGGAAATGCAGACATGCATTTAAAAAACTTTTCACTAATAGATAGAAGAGACGGACTGACCAGTCTCACACCTGCCTATGATTTGTTATCCACAAGACTGGTTATACCCGAGAAAGATGACCCGGAAGAAATGGCCTTGATGCTTAAGGGCAAAAAAAGGAAATTTAAGCTCGATCATTTTATTGATTTCGGAGCAACGTTAGGATTAACCAGAAAACAAATTTCAAATACCTTTGATAAATTCAAAAGAAAAATTCCTAATGCATTAGATTTTATTGATTGGTCTTTCATTTCGGA